Within the Fusarium keratoplasticum isolate Fu6.1 chromosome 1, whole genome shotgun sequence genome, the region CTCAGACACACGGTGCCTCCATTACATGCCATGCTGCCGGCCGACGCAGCGCCGCACTGAGACCGAGAGGAGAATCCATCTGTCACTTCATGAGATTTGATTACTACTGTTCTTAGCTAGCCTACCTAGCCCAATCCGCCGCAAAACAATATCTGTCATGGCTCCCAAGTTGGATCATGTCCACTCTCGCCATGCATCCCCACGTAGCACGTAGTCGATTACCTACATCCCGTTGTTCCGCCGTGCCTTTGCCTCGctcgccagcagcaagatgcCAGCCAtcagccctcctcctcccgttGATTCCCGGCGCCGCGGGCACGCGCGGGCTTCGCCTTGCCCGTCGTCCGCCGCATCGTTGCCCAGGTCTCTCCGTGCCGGCTCAAGGACGGCTTCCGGTTGGACAATGCCCGTCCCGATCGGAAGCCAAAGTCAACAAGGTGTAGGTGCGACGAGGCGCGCCTCCGCAGTCCCGGGAGGCTGCATGGCGAGCGCAGgcaccatccatcccatctgCCAGGCCCAACCATGCCATGCAGTGCTTCCGCATCTCCTTCGTCTACAATACAAGCTCCAGCAGAAAGCCGCCATCCTCAAATTGTCGGTCAGGGCTCGAAAGTCGGTCGATGTTTTTCATGTTCTGATAGACATGGATGTGAATGGAGTGATGCGAGTCCGTGCCTATCAGCTCTCATGAGGAGCTGCAGCCAACAAGAGACCCGAGCCCTCCACCCCCCCTCGTGTTTGTGTGGGCGTCTATGTCTGGATGCGTGCAGGCCGACAACATGGGTTGATATTTGAAAGCGGTATTACTGCTGAGTATCAAACATGAACTGACAACGTCTCGCCCGGCACAATCATGCGTCGCGGGCCCGTGTGCGTCCGTCCGTATGTCGGCACGTAGAGCATGGAAGTCAAGGTAGTGTATGAGTACGCGCGCGCCTTTCTGCTGCCTCGCTGCATCCTTCCATGTGGGTATCCACGAAACATCAAATCAGATTCATCTCAAACTCGATCGTTATCGACATGCCATGCCAGCCTCTTGCTTTGCTGTGCTGCGCTGTGCTTCGAGTCCGTAACCCTTGTCCGACATAACCCAATATCATAATGCTGCCCACCCGAAACGCCGTATGTAGCAACCCAAGTCTATCGTTAGCTTCGTCTAGAAGCGctccttcatcctcgccgcGACCGTTCGGAGATTGCCGTACACCTTGCCAGGTGGCTTTCCGAGAATCAGGCTGACGACCGACTCACGGGCGAGGTGGATGTTCTTGAACCCGCCGAGAATGTGAATCTTGGAGTCGGCCAGCACGATTCGGGTCCGGCTCGCGTTCTCGATGGCGAACTTTGTCTTTCCGTCCTTGCCAGCAATCCGACCGATAGCGCGGGCCTGGCTGTCGCCGTGCATCGTTCGCACATCCTTGATCTCGAATGTCTCGATGTAAAGGTCGTCAAGTCGTAGCAGCGCGATGGCGTCGTCCACGTCAAAGCCCAGAGTAAaggccttgacaaagtcctCTCCCTTTTGCAGTGCTCCCGAGTCGGTGGTATGCTTCGACGTCCTCAACTCGACCGTCTTTCGCTTAATGTTCATTCGGCACTGGAGCTTCAGATGCTCGACGAGGGGTGGGTAGATGGAGGTCCAGGCCTGTTTTAAAGGTGTCATTCGGTGAGGAGGGATAGGGACCTTGCGAGTCTCGACTCTGGTGATGGGGTCCTGGGAATGTTAGAGGCATGTTCTCTCAACATGGACGGAAAGAGGCAATCTCACAATGTCTCTGGCCGGCGCAAATCGAGGGCGTCCCTCCTCATCGATAGCCATTCCATCCTCATTGTCCTCCACAGGCACGACGGCGTTCGCATCAGCGGGGAGAGCGTCGGGAGCATCTAATAGAAACTCTTCGTCATTTTCTAGCTAGATGTCAGACCCTGGCCTCTGCGATTTTCTCGACTCTGTGAAATTTTTCCTACCTGCGACTGGAAGAGGAATATCTGTGGCGA harbors:
- a CDS encoding Pre-rRNA-processing protein PNO1 yields the protein MPAPTALKKAEDAPLATDIPLPVAENDEEFLLDAPDALPADANAVVPVEDNEDGMAIDEEGRPRFAPARDIDPITRVETRKVPIPPHRMTPLKQAWTSIYPPLVEHLKLQCRMNIKRKTVELRTSKHTTDSGALQKGEDFVKAFTLGFDVDDAIALLRLDDLYIETFEIKDVRTMHGDSQARAIGRIAGKDGKTKFAIENASRTRIVLADSKIHILGGFKNIHLARESVVSLILGKPPGKVYGNLRTVAARMKERF